The Candidatus Wallbacteria bacterium genomic interval ATTTCTGCGATAATGTTATCCAGCATCCGATAGCGGACCTTACGCCGCCAGAATCTTGGGGATGCGCAGAAGATGCAGTTACCGGGGCAGCCCCTCGAAAACATAGCCATCACTGATATTTCGCCTTTCCCGTCAGCACTGAAAGCCCTGTCGTCAGGGATCAGACAATGCGTCGGTTCCAGATCGCGAGCAGGTTCAGGCAGGCTGTCGAGATTGATCAGTTCACGCTGTTCATTGACAATCACTTCACCGAGTGACCCCCGGAAAGCAAGTCCCTTTACTCGCGAGAGATCCGGCTGTGGTTTTTCGATCTCAGACAGGAATTCAGAGAGAGTCTCCTCACCTTCACCCAGCGCTACTGCATCCACAGCAGGTTCTTTCAGGATATCCCCGCAGGCCAGGGTCGCGAACGGCCCGCCGAAAATGATTTTCCGGCTGTAATCGGCCCCTTTCAGAAGTTTCGCCAGCTTGAGTCCGCAGTTCCCCTGATAAGTCATGCCTGTGATTCCCACCACATTGAAGTTATGCTCGTTGGCATAGGTGACGACCTCGTCCTCTCCAAGACCCTGCTGTGGCATGTTGATGATCTCCACCTGATAGCTTTCTCTGATCCGGGCTGCGAGATAGGCGAGGCCGAGCGTCACGGTCATCTTGTACGGGGCTTTCTCAGAGACCCTGGGATTTACAAGCAGCACTTTGAGTGGTTCTTCGATCCTGCGCAGGAAAGGCCAGGCCAGTTCTTCACGTTTCAGGATATGCAGGAATTTCAGGGCCTGATTTCTGGGAAGAAAATGGTCAGGCCTGCACTTCAGGCACTTTTCAGGAAGGCCTGTTCCTGTAATCTGGGAGAGGCGCAACTTTGTGACTGCAGGCCCGTACCAGAGCTCTTCGAATCCATCCTGATTCAGATTTCCAAGTTTCAGATTGAGTGTCAGGTCATAATTGCAGACCGTCAGCGAGCCGTCGACACGCAGCATGGGCTGTCTGAAAGGAGCCAGGCAGGGACGAAGATCATTTTTCATCATACCGGCCTCCACCCTGCGAAAAAACACTGCATTCAGCAGCTGACCCGACTATCCCGCAATTAATCAGTGTGTCGGTGAAAAGATGATTGGCAGCATCCTGCAGTGCAGGTCTGTCCTGTTCAGTGAGAGGACGCAGGTTGACTCCGTTTTTCTCGGCTACCGATGAATTAACCAACAGATTGAAATCCTGACCGTGTTTTTCAAATTCGGGTTTCCAGTATTCAATAAAATCCCGAACTTCACGGAAGTTTTCACGCATCACGATCATCTGTACTGCAATCCTGGGAAATTCGGCGCTGCCCTTGATGTCCAGAAGGCGACGAATATTTCCGATGGCAGTCAGGCAGTCCCCTCCCTTTCTGATTTTCTGGTAAGTCTCAGGATTCAGGGAATCCAGTGACAGTATCAGGCAGAGCTTTAGAGCTTTTCCATGTTTCACCAGCAGGCTGGCGGTTTCTTGACTGAGGAGCAGGGCATTGGAATCCATTGTAATCAGCTTGAATTTTGGATTTTCAGCCTCACGGCAAGCCAGCAGCTGGATGAATCGCGCAAACTTTGGATGAAGGAGAGGTTCTCCTGCCCAGAAAAGGCGTAGGTCTGAGAAAGTGAGCTGAGAGCCATAGATCCCGCTGAGTATCTTCTCGAAAACAGTCTCTTCCATAAACCTGGGAGAAAGAGGGTCCTTGTCGCGCAGTGTGCACATTCCGCACTTCAGGTTACAGGCATTGGTAAGTTCGATTGTCAGATACGGAGACAGCAGATAATTAAGCTTCAGGTTATCCATAACGCCGCCGGAGGTAATAATTCCATTCGTCCGTTCTGCCTGTTGCTGCAAGATACTGCCGGATTTCCTCGTCGGTGATTCTGGGAGTGTCGTAGCCAGTGCAGTGCAGACATTTAGGAAATCCATCTGCAGTAATAATTTTATCGAATTCTCCCCTGATCTGGCTGAGTCTGAACTTATCCATCAGAGGACCGTGCCAGAGCTCAGTGAATGTCTTGTCCCGCAAGTTTCCCAGGCAATACTGCATGGCAGGGTCGAAGCAGCAGACCGTAAGTGTTCCGTCCCACATGATGCAGGGGCTTTTGAAGGGGGCGGAACAGACGGGACGGCTGGGAAGTGAATTGTGCTCTGTGGCTGGTGAGACCGGAATAGCCGGTTCGGAAGTTTTCATTTCAGAATCCCAGAGATTGTCTATGGAAACAATCACTTCAATCTCATTGTTCTTTTCTTTTTTCAGACCGAATTTCCTAGCTGTTTCCAGATAAATCCGCTCAGCCCATGCTCTTCGCTCAGGTGCCACATCAATGCGTTTGAACCAGACTACATCAGTGAGCCTTTCGGAAAAAATATTCTGAGCCAGTTTTTGGAAAAAACCGCTCTTCTTCTTCAGGGAAATGACCCTCTCTTTCCAGTAATTCTGGAATTCCAGAGCTTCTTCCCTGTTTTCATCCATGATGATGAACTGGAAGATCAAAGTCGGCTGGGTAAGTCCCGCCTGTTCGCGTTCGGCAAGCAGCGCGTTCACGTTTTCCATTGCGTTCTTGAGTTCACCACCGCGGCGGATTTTCCGGTAGGTTTCGGGCCTGATGGCATCAAGTGAGATTGTGAGGCGGGGAATTTTATCACCGCATTGAAGCAGCAGTTTGCGGTTGTCGGCATGTAGAAAGTGAGCGTTAGTATGTAAATCGATATATTCGGGCCGATTCCTGATCTTACTGTACAAGTAAGAAAGCATCGCGGGAAAGTCAGGATTCAGGAAAGGCTCTCCCAGCCAGAAAAGCTTGTAACCATAAGCAACCTTTTTTTCCGGCAGTTCGTCCACGATCTTTTTGAACTGTTCGAAACTCATGAAGCCTTTGGCCCGTGAATGTGGGCCGGGTATGTTTTCATGGGAGCACATCACGCAATTGAGATTACAGAAATCTGTAACTTCGATCAGAATATACTGATCTCTGAATTCGCTTTCCCACATCTAACCGTAGATCCTTTCGAAAAAAATTGGAATCAGTTCCGCGTGTCCTTTTCTTTTCAGGAATTCAGTGATCTCGTCGTCTGATAACTGAGGGGAATCCAGATTGTGGCAGATCGTGCATTTAGGCATTTTATCGAATTCTCCCTTGATCTGCCAGAGCCTGTAAGAGCTGTTTTTATCGCCTTCCCAAAGGGAAAAAAGCGGCGTCTCGACTACATTTCCAATCGTAAGCTCCCTGCCTGTATCGATGCAGCAGACAGTGAGTTTCCCATCCCAGCCGATGCTCTGGTACTTGAATGGTCCGGAACATGGTCTGCGTGCAGCCGGGCGCTCATGTTCAATATATTCCTGGGAATCGATGATGCGGCCAGTCTCAGAGTGCTTTTCAGGAGGGATCAGTCCCAGTTCCTTCGCCACATCCCTGTGGAGAGCCTCTGCGGAAGCCAGTTCACTGTTTTTAAAAGGGTTGAGCCTTTTGAAAAAAATGGTATCAATCCTCATCGGCGGGTTCCAGTCGTAATTCACTTGAAACGGGATGCCGAGTTCATTGAAGAAATCACTCCATTGTTCTAGAAACTGCCTGGCTTCATGCCTGTTCTGCTCCATCACTATGAACTGAAGATGGGCTTTAGGGAGTTTCAGACCGGTTTCATTCCGTTTACGGAAAAATCTCCGGATGTTTTCCGTGGCATTGTTGAGCTGACGGTTTCTGCGGATCTTTCCGTATGTCTCATCGCTGGCCGCATCCAGTGAAAAACTCAGGGTATCGATCGTAGCAGGGGAGTTCAGCATGACTTCAATAATTTTATCGTCCAGCAGGATCGCATTTGTATGCAGATCAATGCTTTCAAAGTGTTTCCGGCCCTGGTTGAACTGCAGGATTTCCTTGAGGATCTCCAGAAAAGCCGGATGCAGTAATGACTCACCCAGTCCAAAAGGCAGGAGTTTTCCGATTCTTACATTTCTCTCACTTACACTCTCCAGAATTTTTCTGACAGTAGCCTGAGGCATAAATCCCTTGCGTTGACCGTAGGCTGCATTCATTGACTGTGTACACATTACACAGTTGCAGTTACAGAAATTGGTAAGTTCCACCGCCAGGATTGAGTCAGGGTAGTAATTACCGGATAATCTGGCACTCAGACGGTTAGTTGCTTCCTGCATTTTGATTTTTACCCTCTCAAGCATGGCTGAGCCTCGAAAAATGATTGATCAGGCGGTCTTCCCCGATTGATCTGAGATAATCCGCGACTTCTTCCCTGGAAAGAGGGTACTTCACCCAGTTTACACAATCCAGGCATTTCGGGGTTTCTGAGAAATTACCCATGATCTGAGCGATTCTCAACCTGCGCAGCGGCTCTCCGTACCAGACTTCCTTCAGCGAACTTTTCAACACATTTCCGATCGGCATCTTGATCTGATCGTCACGACAGCAGGCTGTAGCGGTTCCGTCCCAGGCAACTGACAGCATGCGCCAGAGCGAACCGCAGGGCTTTCTGACCAGTCCGGGATGCATTTCGATCACTTCCCGATGGCATTGATGCTTGGTGAGGGCGTTCGGTTCAAGGGCTTTGATGAAAACGGAATCCCTGATCACCTGCGGAAACAGAAGGTGCACTTTTGTTTCTCTGGGAAAGGGATTGTCTTCCGCTCTCCCTGCAAAGATCAGATCTTCAAATCCTGCAGACAGCCAGTAATCGGCAAAAGCCCTGATTTCACCGATATTTTCATCCATGCCGATCAGCTGGGCAATCAGCTTGGGACTCGCCTGCCCTCGCTTGATTCGCTCTGAAAGCAGGAAGTGGAGATTGGAGACCACCCGCTCGAAGTTCCCACCCACTCTGATTTTCTCATAAGTTCCTTTGGTGGCAGCATCAACGGAAAATAGAATCGAAGTGAGCTTGGAGTTCAGAATGGCGTCCAGATGCTGGCGTTCAAGCATCGAACCGTTTGTGTGGATGTTGAAATGCCGGAATGTTCCAGGTCTGGTCTTAGCCTCACTGGCATAGTTTAAGAAATCCACGATCTGAGGATGCACGAATGACTCTCCAAGCCAGAACGGGGCAAACTCCCATAAATTCAATTTTTCAGCCACGATTTCGTCAATGATCCGTTTGAATTCCGAGAGTTTCATTACCCCCAGGGGTCTCTGGAAACTGTGGTCACCGTGATTGCACATGATGCACTGCAGATTGCAGAGGTTGGTCGGCTCTATGAAGAGAGCGACCTTGTCCAGTCCCCAGCGGTTTTTTCGCATCGAATCCAGGATCACAGTATCTTTTTCATTGAAGGCGATGAAATTTCTGCGTTTGAGATCATCAACATGTGGATGTTTCTGCCTGATCAGGCCTTCATATTCAGTGAAGTTGATCAATT includes:
- a CDS encoding radical SAM protein, with protein sequence MDNLKLNYLLSPYLTIELTNACNLKCGMCTLRDKDPLSPRFMEETVFEKILSGIYGSQLTFSDLRLFWAGEPLLHPKFARFIQLLACREAENPKFKLITMDSNALLLSQETASLLVKHGKALKLCLILSLDSLNPETYQKIRKGGDCLTAIGNIRRLLDIKGSAEFPRIAVQMIVMRENFREVRDFIEYWKPEFEKHGQDFNLLVNSSVAEKNGVNLRPLTEQDRPALQDAANHLFTDTLINCGIVGSAAECSVFSQGGGRYDEK
- a CDS encoding radical SAM protein is translated as MWESEFRDQYILIEVTDFCNLNCVMCSHENIPGPHSRAKGFMSFEQFKKIVDELPEKKVAYGYKLFWLGEPFLNPDFPAMLSYLYSKIRNRPEYIDLHTNAHFLHADNRKLLLQCGDKIPRLTISLDAIRPETYRKIRRGGELKNAMENVNALLAEREQAGLTQPTLIFQFIIMDENREEALEFQNYWKERVISLKKKSGFFQKLAQNIFSERLTDVVWFKRIDVAPERRAWAERIYLETARKFGLKKEKNNEIEVIVSIDNLWDSEMKTSEPAIPVSPATEHNSLPSRPVCSAPFKSPCIMWDGTLTVCCFDPAMQYCLGNLRDKTFTELWHGPLMDKFRLSQIRGEFDKIITADGFPKCLHCTGYDTPRITDEEIRQYLAATGRTDEWNYYLRRRYG
- a CDS encoding radical SAM protein translates to MLERVKIKMQEATNRLSARLSGNYYPDSILAVELTNFCNCNCVMCTQSMNAAYGQRKGFMPQATVRKILESVSERNVRIGKLLPFGLGESLLHPAFLEILKEILQFNQGRKHFESIDLHTNAILLDDKIIEVMLNSPATIDTLSFSLDAASDETYGKIRRNRQLNNATENIRRFFRKRNETGLKLPKAHLQFIVMEQNRHEARQFLEQWSDFFNELGIPFQVNYDWNPPMRIDTIFFKRLNPFKNSELASAEALHRDVAKELGLIPPEKHSETGRIIDSQEYIEHERPAARRPCSGPFKYQSIGWDGKLTVCCIDTGRELTIGNVVETPLFSLWEGDKNSSYRLWQIKGEFDKMPKCTICHNLDSPQLSDDEITEFLKRKGHAELIPIFFERIYG